In the genome of Bryobacteraceae bacterium, one region contains:
- a CDS encoding TonB-dependent receptor, whose product MLGLAQSPPPPNGPLEPIKTSVTVVEKIAAEAPASISVLGAPEIRRIPGINLDDRLRMVPGFSLFRRNSSLVAHPTTQGISLRGVGASGASRSLVLWDGVPINDPFGGWVYWTRVSPDELSRVEVSRGASTSVFGDRAMSGAIALFSREAEPHRLTAAYEFGNRNTNTAELGYSHLFRRVAISGNGRAFTTNGYYIVPERFRGAADTEAAVRFVAGDARVDFLGDRQRLFLKIDVLSEERANGTVVQRNSSGMGNLAAHYSRDWGNHGISALGYHTRAEFRSAFSAILAGRNSERPTFQQTVPAEAAGGAAYWRYSGAKFRTLVGTDLQRVEGYSNDRFAAFQRTAGGVQTQHGRFFQADAKAGPVQFFLGARHHVPGAGRQFFSPSFGMATGYKRVRARGTLYRSFRAPTLNELYRQFAAGNATTLANSNLAPERVFGAEIGIDYVGENNRATVTFFRNRLQDLVTNVTLSVTPTAITRQRQNAAEATTRGAEFEFRQRWRAWQAEVSYLFADSRFSTALRIPQIPRHQGSGQLIWTGKRTFAAFGVRSYGMQFDDDLNTFRLPGFAAAHATVRHQIYRGLSAVASIENLLDREYYVAFTPVPQNGAPRMWRAGLRWDGRLF is encoded by the coding sequence ATGCTCGGCTTGGCTCAGAGTCCTCCTCCGCCGAACGGCCCGCTCGAGCCGATCAAGACCTCCGTCACCGTAGTTGAGAAGATCGCCGCCGAAGCGCCGGCTTCGATCTCAGTGCTCGGCGCGCCGGAGATCCGCCGCATCCCCGGCATCAATCTCGATGACCGGCTCCGCATGGTGCCGGGCTTCAGCCTCTTCCGGAGAAACTCGAGTCTCGTGGCCCATCCCACCACGCAGGGAATCTCGCTCCGCGGCGTGGGTGCGAGCGGTGCGTCGCGATCACTCGTGCTCTGGGACGGCGTTCCGATCAACGATCCGTTCGGCGGCTGGGTCTACTGGACGCGTGTTTCGCCCGACGAACTCTCCCGCGTGGAGGTCTCCCGAGGCGCTTCCACCTCGGTCTTCGGCGACCGCGCCATGAGCGGCGCCATCGCGCTGTTTTCGCGCGAAGCCGAACCGCACCGCCTCACCGCGGCCTACGAGTTTGGCAACCGGAATACCAACACCGCCGAACTCGGTTACTCGCATCTGTTTCGCCGCGTGGCGATCTCCGGCAATGGCCGTGCGTTCACCACCAACGGCTACTACATCGTGCCGGAGCGATTCCGCGGCGCCGCCGATACGGAGGCCGCCGTTCGGTTCGTCGCCGGCGATGCCCGCGTCGATTTTCTTGGGGACCGCCAGCGGCTCTTCCTCAAGATCGATGTGCTCTCCGAGGAGCGCGCCAACGGAACGGTTGTACAGCGCAATTCGAGCGGCATGGGGAACCTGGCCGCGCACTACTCTCGCGATTGGGGCAACCATGGAATCTCCGCCCTCGGCTACCATACGCGCGCCGAGTTCCGCAGCGCTTTCTCCGCCATCCTCGCCGGCCGCAATTCGGAGCGGCCTACGTTTCAGCAAACCGTCCCGGCGGAAGCCGCCGGCGGCGCCGCCTATTGGCGATATTCCGGCGCGAAGTTCCGCACACTGGTCGGTACGGACCTGCAGCGGGTGGAGGGCTATAGCAACGACCGGTTTGCCGCGTTCCAGCGGACCGCCGGCGGTGTGCAGACCCAGCACGGACGCTTCTTCCAGGCCGATGCCAAGGCCGGTCCGGTCCAGTTTTTCCTCGGGGCGCGCCATCACGTGCCCGGCGCCGGACGCCAATTCTTCAGCCCCAGCTTCGGGATGGCGACGGGCTACAAGCGGGTTCGCGCCCGCGGCACGCTTTACCGAAGCTTCCGGGCGCCGACGCTGAACGAGCTCTACCGCCAGTTCGCGGCCGGCAACGCGACTACCCTCGCCAATTCGAACCTCGCTCCCGAACGCGTATTCGGCGCGGAGATCGGGATCGACTATGTCGGTGAGAATAATCGCGCCACGGTCACATTTTTCCGCAACCGGCTGCAGGACCTGGTCACCAATGTCACGCTCAGCGTGACGCCTACCGCGATTACACGCCAGCGGCAGAACGCCGCCGAAGCCACCACCCGCGGCGCCGAGTTCGAGTTCCGCCAACGTTGGCGCGCCTGGCAGGCGGAGGTCTCCTACCTGTTCGCCGACTCCCGCTTCTCCACCGCGTTGCGCATTCCGCAGATTCCCAGGCATCAGGGCTCGGGGCAACTCATCTGGACCGGCAAGCGGACCTTCGCCGCCTTCGGCGTGCGTTCCTACGGGATGCAGTTCGACGACGATCTGAACACGTTCCGGCTCCCTGGCTTCGCCGCTGCCCACGCCACCGTCCGTCATCAGATCTACCGCGGGCTATCCGCTGTCGCGTCGATCGAGAATCTGCTGGACCGCGAATACTACGTGGCATTCACCCCCGTTCCGCAAAACGGCGCTCCGCGCATGTGGCGCGCCGGTCTGCGATGGGACGGCAGGTTGTTCTGA
- a CDS encoding nuclear transport factor 2 family protein — protein sequence MRALLLLAVAVCLSAKTPEQEIRETLARQQQDWNRGDVEAFMAAYDNSPATTFLGASLTRGYGPVLENYRKRYPKRENMGTLTFSELEFRVLGAESVLVLGRYHLARSASAGGEASGRFTLVFKRAANGWKIIHDHTSAGAR from the coding sequence ATGCGGGCGTTGCTTCTTCTCGCCGTGGCCGTCTGTCTATCCGCCAAAACGCCCGAACAGGAGATCCGGGAGACCCTGGCCCGTCAGCAGCAGGATTGGAATCGCGGCGACGTGGAGGCCTTCATGGCCGCCTACGACAATTCCCCGGCGACCACCTTCCTCGGCGCAAGTCTAACCCGCGGCTATGGTCCCGTGCTCGAGAACTACAGGAAGCGGTATCCCAAGCGCGAGAACATGGGCACGCTCACCTTCTCGGAACTCGAATTCCGCGTCCTGGGCGCGGAGAGCGTTCTCGTTCTGGGACGATACCATTTGGCCCGTTCGGCCTCCGCGGGCGGAGAAGCATCCGGCCGCTTCACCCTCGTGTTCAAGCGCGCCGCGAACGGCTGGAAGATCATCCACGACCACACAAGCGCGGGAGCCCGATAA
- a CDS encoding DUF2277 domain-containing protein produces MCRSIKVLRGQEPPATGDDIRAAALQFIRKVSGYRKPSKTNEDAFNSAVEEVTAAAGRLLAQVDRPRE; encoded by the coding sequence ATGTGCCGCAGCATCAAAGTCCTCCGGGGACAGGAACCGCCGGCCACCGGAGATGATATTCGCGCCGCCGCGCTGCAGTTCATCCGAAAAGTAAGCGGGTACCGGAAGCCGTCAAAGACCAACGAAGACGCCTTCAATTCCGCGGTGGAAGAGGTAACCGCCGCCGCGGGCCGCCTACTCGCGCAGGTGGATCGCCCGCGCGAGTAG
- a CDS encoding S9 family peptidase produces the protein MNREVRGALILGVVVALAGAGAGRKAVTIDEAAKTARPDGSPVWAPSGTQFVFRSGKQLKLWNQSAHSVLIEDLESLDGQAASSPEGPFQWVNRGVRESEVQWVGSGKLLIARKGDLFLFDIATRKHRQLTKTPVAEADPKLSPDDRKVSFRREHDLYVMDIESGKTMRLTHGGTATRKNAELDWVYPEELGIQTAYWWSPDGRRIAYLQFDTSATLVYPHGDLLGVRPVSEPERYPQAGTPNPAVRLGIVASGGGKTKWIDLPGGPEMLTARVTWLPDSSGLAVHRLNRVQNKLQLLRVAAGQVKTLLEETDSAWVNLKDDFHFLGKGEHWIWGSERDGFRHMYMARGDAVRPITSGPWEVTELACVDEKAERIYYVSTEAGPRERQVYSIGFDGSGKKRLTAAHGTHGVNFAPDCSVYFSTHSSVMDPPLRAVYSAAGEQLTILKDRDRRVADEFEILPTEWVEFKAKDGDAFLARLIKPAGFDPAKKYPAVVQVYGGPHAQTVRDLWKGADWDQYLAHSGFVIWQMDNRGSAFRGHAWEARVNRRFGKQELADQLEGVEHLLSLGFVDAARIGIQGWSYGGYMTLYSLLNAPDRFRAGISGAPVTDWRNYDTIYTERYMGLPQENEDGYKASSPVNQAENLKSKLMLVHNFEDDNVLFQHTMRMMNALQKAGKHYEFQLYPQKAHGVTGAALKKHMYKAMAEFWDRALKGD, from the coding sequence ATGAACCGAGAAGTCCGAGGCGCGCTGATACTGGGAGTCGTCGTTGCGCTGGCAGGCGCCGGCGCGGGCCGCAAGGCGGTGACGATCGACGAGGCGGCAAAGACCGCGCGGCCCGATGGATCGCCTGTGTGGGCGCCATCGGGGACACAGTTCGTATTCCGCTCCGGCAAGCAACTGAAGCTCTGGAATCAGAGCGCGCATAGCGTCCTCATTGAGGATCTCGAATCACTGGACGGTCAGGCGGCCTCATCGCCGGAAGGGCCGTTCCAGTGGGTGAATCGAGGCGTTCGCGAAAGTGAGGTGCAATGGGTGGGCAGCGGCAAGTTGCTGATCGCGCGCAAGGGAGATTTGTTTCTTTTCGACATCGCCACGCGGAAGCACCGTCAGTTGACGAAAACACCGGTGGCTGAGGCGGACCCGAAACTATCGCCGGACGACCGAAAGGTGAGCTTTCGCCGCGAGCACGACTTGTACGTGATGGATATCGAGTCGGGTAAGACGATGCGGCTGACGCACGGTGGGACGGCGACGCGGAAGAACGCGGAGCTCGATTGGGTCTACCCGGAGGAATTGGGAATTCAGACGGCGTACTGGTGGTCGCCCGACGGTCGCCGGATCGCGTATCTTCAATTCGACACCAGCGCGACGTTGGTCTACCCGCACGGGGACCTGCTGGGCGTCCGGCCGGTGAGTGAGCCGGAGCGCTATCCACAGGCCGGCACACCGAACCCGGCCGTGCGATTGGGAATTGTGGCTTCGGGAGGCGGGAAAACGAAGTGGATCGACCTGCCGGGCGGCCCGGAGATGCTCACCGCGCGCGTCACATGGCTTCCGGACTCGAGCGGCTTGGCCGTGCACCGGCTGAATCGCGTGCAGAACAAACTCCAACTGCTGCGCGTCGCCGCCGGGCAAGTGAAGACGCTACTCGAGGAAACCGACAGTGCTTGGGTGAACCTGAAAGACGACTTTCATTTCCTCGGCAAGGGAGAGCACTGGATCTGGGGCAGTGAGCGGGACGGATTCCGGCACATGTACATGGCTCGTGGCGACGCGGTGCGTCCGATCACGTCCGGGCCCTGGGAAGTTACCGAACTCGCCTGCGTGGATGAGAAGGCGGAGCGCATCTACTACGTTTCGACCGAGGCGGGGCCGCGGGAGCGGCAGGTCTACTCGATCGGCTTCGACGGCTCCGGCAAGAAGCGGCTGACCGCCGCGCACGGCACCCACGGAGTCAACTTCGCGCCGGACTGTTCCGTCTACTTCAGCACGCACTCAAGCGTCATGGATCCTCCGCTCCGGGCGGTCTATTCGGCCGCTGGGGAGCAGTTGACGATCCTGAAAGACCGCGATCGCCGCGTGGCGGACGAGTTCGAGATTCTGCCCACGGAGTGGGTGGAGTTCAAAGCCAAGGACGGCGATGCCTTTCTGGCGCGCCTGATCAAGCCCGCCGGTTTCGATCCCGCGAAGAAGTATCCGGCGGTGGTGCAGGTTTACGGCGGCCCCCACGCGCAGACGGTTCGCGATCTGTGGAAAGGCGCGGATTGGGACCAGTATCTGGCGCACTCGGGGTTTGTGATCTGGCAGATGGACAACCGTGGGTCCGCGTTTCGTGGTCACGCCTGGGAGGCTCGCGTGAACCGGCGGTTCGGGAAGCAGGAACTCGCCGATCAACTCGAGGGCGTTGAGCATCTGCTCTCGTTGGGGTTCGTGGACGCGGCACGGATCGGAATTCAAGGTTGGAGCTACGGCGGCTACATGACGCTCTACAGCCTGCTCAACGCACCGGACCGGTTTCGAGCGGGAATCTCGGGTGCGCCGGTTACAGACTGGCGCAACTACGACACCATCTACACGGAACGGTACATGGGCTTGCCGCAGGAAAACGAAGACGGCTACAAGGCAAGTTCTCCGGTGAACCAGGCGGAGAATCTGAAATCGAAGCTCATGCTCGTGCATAACTTCGAGGACGACAATGTCTTGTTCCAGCACACCATGCGAATGATGAACGCACTACAGAAGGCGGGCAAGCATTACGAATTCCAGTTGTACCCGCAGAAGGCGCATGGCGTGACCGGCGCCGCGCTGAAAAAGCACATGTACAAGGCGATGGCCGAATTTTGGGATCGCGCGCTGAAGGGCGACTGA
- a CDS encoding DUF1553 domain-containing protein, producing the protein MRILQSLVVSSAIATAAPAVDFNREVRPILSENCFTCHGPDAHKRMANLRLDTREGLDGARVLARIAHQDKARRMPPPSSGRSLTEKQIATIRTWIEQGAKWEPHWSYVPPQSPPVPGIKVSNGNEIDAFVRARLAKEGLRPSPEASRGTLLRRLSFDLTGLPPSPAELAAFLADRSANAYEKAVDRLLASEHYGEKMALQWLDIARYADTHGYHIDSHRDMWPWRDWVIAAFNRNQRFDEFTVEQIAGDLLPDPTRQQLIATGFNRNHMINFEGGAIDEEYHTELVVDRVEATATAWLGMTMGCARCHDHKYDPISQKDFYRFFAFFNNVDEVGLDGRRGNAKPFLVVDPGNEGELDEIDAEIKALGERLSDKAMKAPRESWEPRARQAVPEMQRRLANGLAAHYTFDGGLGDSSGHYRQAALDGKEPSFTGGAAGKALALNLEDRLELDDGGSIRAGGPFTLAFHMRPAHERGVRLFERGEGADAIEAYSEESRYVPYYKRGAPLHFRFGGVHLATKAPVLFSATSHLALTYDGDRFALFVDARPMPLEVVAEGAPAFGGDGPLRFTGFQGNLDDLRIYSRVLGAGEIEDLAIHLPARVTAWTPEKDRSRDDKTRVLEYFLHYAAGDPVRSEASKLDQLRARREELGFLVPTTMIMKEREELRPTYVLGRGDYSNKGELVTAAVPAALPPLPQGAPANRLGLARWLVSPENPLTARVAVNRFWQIFFGQGLVKSSEDFGSQGEPPSHPELLDYLAAGFASNWDVKALVKKMVMSATYRQVSSATLDLIERDPENRLLARMSRFRLPAELVRDSALASSGLLNAEVGGRSVLPYQPPGLWEEMAFGREFTAQRYEQSHGRDLYRRSMYTFWKRTVPPAAMSTFDAPDREKCTARRPVTNTPLQALVLMNDPTYIEAARHLAAAMLGEARRDDDRIAAGYRRVLARDPAKRELTVWRRVLAKQRATYEADPDAAAKLLANGESTTEAPDRAELAAWTNVASMLLSLDEAITKE; encoded by the coding sequence ATGCGGATTCTCCAATCGCTCGTCGTCTCAAGCGCCATCGCCACGGCGGCGCCTGCCGTGGACTTCAACCGCGAAGTTCGCCCGATTCTTTCCGAGAACTGCTTCACCTGTCACGGCCCGGACGCCCACAAGCGAATGGCCAACCTGCGGCTGGATACGCGCGAGGGATTAGACGGAGCCAGGGTTTTGGCGCGCATCGCGCACCAGGACAAGGCCCGCCGGATGCCGCCGCCCTCGTCCGGCCGCTCGCTCACGGAAAAGCAGATCGCGACGATTCGAACCTGGATCGAGCAAGGCGCGAAGTGGGAACCGCACTGGTCCTATGTGCCGCCACAGTCCCCGCCCGTGCCGGGGATCAAGGTATCGAACGGAAATGAGATCGATGCCTTCGTGCGCGCGCGACTGGCCAAGGAGGGGCTCCGCCCGTCGCCGGAAGCGTCCCGCGGAACGTTGTTGCGGCGGCTTTCCTTCGATCTCACCGGCCTTCCTCCTTCACCCGCCGAACTCGCCGCTTTCCTGGCGGACCGTTCCGCCAATGCGTATGAGAAAGCCGTGGACCGGCTGCTCGCCTCGGAACACTATGGCGAGAAGATGGCGCTCCAGTGGCTCGACATCGCTCGCTACGCCGATACCCACGGCTACCATATCGATTCGCATCGCGACATGTGGCCCTGGCGCGACTGGGTGATCGCGGCCTTCAACCGGAACCAGCGCTTCGATGAATTCACTGTCGAACAGATCGCCGGCGACCTGCTCCCGGATCCCACGCGCCAGCAACTGATCGCAACCGGTTTCAATCGCAACCACATGATCAATTTCGAAGGCGGCGCTATCGACGAGGAGTATCACACGGAGCTCGTCGTGGACCGCGTGGAAGCCACCGCCACCGCGTGGCTGGGGATGACCATGGGCTGCGCCCGCTGCCACGACCACAAGTACGACCCCATCTCCCAAAAGGATTTCTACCGCTTCTTTGCATTCTTCAACAACGTCGACGAAGTCGGGCTCGACGGACGCCGCGGCAACGCCAAGCCGTTCCTGGTCGTCGACCCGGGCAACGAAGGGGAACTCGACGAAATCGATGCCGAGATCAAAGCGTTGGGCGAGCGGTTGAGCGACAAGGCGATGAAGGCCCCACGGGAATCGTGGGAACCGCGCGCTCGGCAGGCTGTTCCCGAGATGCAGCGCCGCCTCGCGAACGGCCTCGCGGCCCACTACACGTTCGATGGCGGATTGGGAGATTCCTCCGGCCACTATCGCCAGGCGGCCCTCGACGGCAAGGAACCTTCCTTTACCGGCGGTGCGGCCGGCAAGGCATTGGCGCTCAACCTCGAAGATCGCCTGGAACTGGATGATGGCGGCTCGATCCGCGCCGGCGGCCCATTCACGCTCGCATTCCACATGCGGCCGGCTCATGAGCGCGGCGTGCGTCTGTTCGAACGTGGCGAGGGCGCCGATGCCATCGAGGCCTATTCGGAGGAGTCGCGCTACGTTCCCTACTACAAGCGCGGCGCGCCGCTGCATTTCCGGTTCGGCGGTGTGCATCTGGCGACGAAGGCTCCCGTGCTGTTCTCGGCCACCAGTCATCTGGCGCTGACCTACGACGGCGACCGTTTCGCGCTCTTTGTGGACGCACGGCCGATGCCGCTCGAAGTGGTGGCCGAAGGCGCGCCGGCGTTCGGTGGCGACGGACCGCTGCGGTTCACCGGCTTCCAGGGCAACCTTGACGATCTGCGCATTTACTCCCGGGTCCTTGGCGCGGGTGAGATCGAGGACTTGGCCATCCACTTGCCTGCGCGCGTCACGGCGTGGACTCCAGAGAAGGATCGTTCGCGGGACGACAAGACTCGGGTTCTGGAGTATTTTCTCCACTACGCCGCCGGCGACCCGGTCCGGTCCGAGGCGAGTAAACTCGACCAGCTTCGCGCCCGCCGCGAAGAACTGGGCTTCCTCGTCCCCACCACGATGATCATGAAGGAGCGCGAGGAACTCCGGCCGACCTACGTGCTAGGCCGCGGCGACTACAGCAACAAAGGCGAACTGGTGACGGCTGCCGTGCCGGCCGCACTTCCGCCGCTTCCCCAGGGTGCGCCCGCGAATCGGCTCGGTTTGGCCCGGTGGTTGGTGAGTCCGGAAAATCCGCTCACCGCCCGCGTTGCCGTGAATCGCTTCTGGCAGATCTTCTTCGGTCAGGGCTTGGTCAAGTCGTCTGAGGATTTTGGCTCGCAAGGCGAACCGCCGTCGCATCCCGAACTGCTCGACTATCTCGCCGCCGGGTTCGCTTCCAACTGGGACGTCAAGGCGCTGGTAAAGAAAATGGTGATGTCGGCCACGTATCGCCAGGTTTCGAGCGCTACGCTGGATCTCATCGAACGCGACCCCGAGAATCGCCTTCTCGCGCGCATGTCACGGTTCCGCCTGCCGGCGGAGTTGGTCCGCGACAGCGCATTGGCTTCGTCCGGACTCCTGAATGCGGAGGTGGGCGGCCGCAGCGTGCTGCCCTATCAACCGCCCGGACTCTGGGAAGAAATGGCGTTTGGACGAGAGTTCACCGCGCAGCGCTACGAGCAATCGCATGGGCGTGACCTCTACCGGCGCTCCATGTACACCTTCTGGAAACGGACCGTGCCGCCGGCGGCGATGTCGACCTTCGACGCGCCCGATCGAGAGAAGTGCACGGCCCGCCGCCCGGTGACCAATACGCCGCTCCAGGCGCTTGTACTAATGAACGACCCCACCTACATCGAGGCTGCGCGTCATCTCGCGGCGGCGATGCTGGGTGAGGCGCGGCGCGATGATGACCGCATCGCCGCCGGCTACCGCCGCGTGCTGGCCCGCGATCCGGCGAAGCGGGAATTGACGGTCTGGCGCCGCGTTTTGGCCAAACAGCGCGCCACATACGAGGCCGATCCGGACGCGGCGGCGAAACTGCTCGCCAACGGGGAATCGACGACGGAAGCCCCCGATCGGGCTGAACTTGCCGCCTGGACCAACGTCGCCTCCATGCTGCTGTCGCTTGATGAGGCGATCACGAAAGAGTGA
- a CDS encoding DUF1501 domain-containing protein, whose amino-acid sequence MRELELSLTRRQLFRRTAIGIGVPALGSLLNASSTIPHFTPKAKRVIFLHQSGGPSQLDLFDPKPKLRALFNQELPDSIRHGQRITGMTSGQKTLPVAPSVFSFARHGQCGAWLSELIPHTAQVVDRLAIVRSLHTEAINHDPAITFIHSGSQQPGRPSMGAWVSYGLGSENQNLPAFVVLLSLSNTPINDQPLFSRLWGAGFLPSSYQGVRFRSGAEPVLYLRDAEGISRQTRRSMLDGLEELNRMRYEDYADPEIETRIAQFEMAYRMQASVPELMDLSKEPASTFALYGDDARRPGTYAANCLLARRLAERGVRFIQLYHRGWDQHNELPRHIAMQCMGTDQASAALVADLAQRGLLDDTLVVWGGEFGRTVYCQGKLTETNYGRDHHPRNFAWWLAGGGVKAGQTIGETDDFSYNVTADPIHVHDMQATILHLLGIDHTKLTYRFQGRWFRLTDVHGSLVRKLVS is encoded by the coding sequence ATGCGCGAACTGGAATTGTCTCTGACCCGCCGGCAGTTGTTCCGCCGCACCGCCATCGGCATCGGCGTTCCCGCACTCGGCTCTCTGCTCAACGCGTCGTCCACGATTCCGCACTTCACGCCGAAAGCCAAGCGTGTGATCTTTCTGCACCAGTCTGGCGGGCCGTCACAACTCGATCTGTTCGATCCCAAACCGAAGCTCAGGGCGTTGTTCAATCAGGAACTGCCGGATTCCATTCGCCATGGCCAGCGGATTACGGGGATGACCTCCGGCCAGAAGACGCTGCCGGTGGCGCCGTCGGTCTTCTCGTTCGCCCGGCACGGCCAGTGCGGCGCCTGGCTCAGTGAACTGATCCCGCACACGGCGCAAGTAGTGGATCGCCTTGCCATCGTGCGGTCTCTGCACACGGAGGCGATCAATCACGATCCGGCGATCACATTTATCCATTCCGGGTCTCAGCAGCCGGGCCGCCCGTCGATGGGCGCTTGGGTTAGCTATGGGCTGGGCAGCGAGAATCAGAACCTGCCCGCGTTCGTCGTGCTGTTGTCGCTTTCGAACACGCCGATCAATGACCAACCCCTGTTCTCACGCCTGTGGGGCGCGGGTTTCCTGCCGTCGAGCTATCAGGGGGTCCGGTTTCGCTCCGGGGCCGAGCCCGTCTTGTATCTCCGCGACGCCGAGGGGATCTCGCGGCAGACGCGTCGCTCGATGCTCGATGGCCTCGAAGAACTCAACCGCATGCGCTACGAAGACTACGCCGATCCGGAAATCGAAACCCGGATCGCGCAGTTCGAAATGGCTTATCGCATGCAAGCGTCTGTGCCGGAATTGATGGATCTCTCGAAGGAGCCCGCGTCCACATTCGCGCTCTACGGTGACGACGCGCGGAGGCCCGGAACCTACGCCGCCAATTGCCTCCTGGCCCGCCGCCTCGCCGAACGCGGCGTCCGCTTCATCCAGCTCTATCACCGTGGGTGGGACCAGCACAACGAACTGCCGCGGCACATCGCCATGCAGTGCATGGGTACCGATCAAGCCTCGGCCGCCCTGGTGGCGGATCTCGCGCAGCGCGGGTTGCTCGACGACACGCTCGTTGTCTGGGGCGGGGAATTCGGGCGCACCGTCTACTGCCAAGGCAAGCTCACCGAGACGAACTACGGCCGGGACCATCATCCGCGCAACTTCGCCTGGTGGCTCGCTGGCGGCGGCGTCAAGGCCGGCCAGACCATTGGCGAGACCGACGATTTCTCGTACAACGTCACCGCCGATCCGATTCACGTTCACGACATGCAGGCCACCATCCTGCACCTCCTCGGCATCGATCACACCAAGCTCACATACAGGTTCCAGGGCCGGTGGTTCCGCCTCACCGACGTCCATGGCAGCCTCGTGCGGAAGCTCGTTTCCTGA
- a CDS encoding DUF58 domain-containing protein, with protein sequence MAEKMRGGFGLRFTRWLKTSVSAMLRQRVTKAGFGYSLTISVTAALAFLTGNNLLFLLLACMLATLLFSNFLSRLSLAGLELDLVFPTHMSARRQVAARMKLKNEKSWMPSYSIHVAGKRGSVSSSAIYFPIIPSSSTAEESVEVHFPRRGVFRENSFELRSQFPFGFTERRVLVTPQREALVYPCLDPHPASEALLGELEGEMLAMTRGRGHDFYRIRPYVHGESARHVDWKATAHTGALQIREFAQEQEPLVEIFLDASVAPDQREWFERAVDCSAYLSWELTQRGARLRFRSQNFDRMIPVEADVYTILKFLALVEPVRIRNVVSPGSDASLAVVLTASPEKARAAGWTGAHFLGPDAFADARLGSESSSAERPARADQDLRHRS encoded by the coding sequence ATGGCGGAAAAGATGCGCGGCGGTTTCGGGCTCCGTTTCACGCGCTGGCTCAAAACCTCGGTCTCCGCCATGCTCCGCCAGCGCGTCACCAAGGCCGGTTTTGGTTACAGCCTCACCATTTCGGTTACCGCCGCCCTCGCGTTTCTCACCGGCAACAACCTGCTTTTCCTGCTGTTGGCGTGCATGCTCGCCACCCTGCTGTTCTCGAACTTTCTTAGCCGCCTTTCGCTCGCCGGCCTCGAACTCGACCTCGTCTTCCCCACCCACATGTCGGCGCGGCGCCAGGTCGCGGCGCGAATGAAGTTGAAGAATGAGAAGTCGTGGATGCCCTCCTACTCCATTCACGTCGCCGGCAAACGAGGCAGCGTTTCTTCGTCGGCAATCTATTTTCCAATCATTCCCAGTTCGTCCACGGCCGAGGAATCCGTCGAAGTCCACTTCCCCAGACGTGGCGTGTTCCGCGAGAACAGCTTTGAACTTCGATCGCAGTTTCCGTTCGGCTTCACGGAGCGCCGCGTCTTGGTCACTCCACAGCGCGAAGCTCTCGTCTATCCCTGCCTCGATCCGCATCCGGCGTCCGAGGCGCTGCTAGGTGAACTCGAAGGTGAAATGCTCGCCATGACGCGCGGCCGCGGCCACGATTTCTATCGCATCCGCCCCTACGTGCACGGGGAAAGCGCGCGCCACGTGGATTGGAAAGCCACGGCGCACACGGGCGCGCTGCAGATCCGCGAGTTCGCGCAGGAGCAGGAGCCGCTTGTCGAGATCTTTCTCGACGCCAGTGTCGCCCCGGATCAGCGCGAGTGGTTTGAACGCGCCGTCGATTGCAGCGCCTATCTCAGTTGGGAGCTCACGCAACGCGGCGCGCGGCTTCGGTTCCGGTCGCAGAATTTCGACCGGATGATTCCGGTCGAAGCCGACGTCTATACTATTCTGAAGTTTCTGGCTCTCGTGGAGCCGGTACGGATTCGCAATGTTGTCAGCCCAGGTTCCGATGCCAGCCTCGCTGTGGTTCTCACGGCTTCCCCGGAGAAAGCCCGTGCGGCCGGCTGGACCGGCGCTCATTTTCTCGGCCCTGACGCTTTCGCCGATGCTCGGCTTGGCTCAGAGTCCTCCTCCGCCGAACGGCCCGCTCGAGCCGATCAAGACCTCCGTCACCGTAGTTGA